CCGACCACGGCCCGCAACGCCTTCGACGCCACCACCTCCGCGCTCGGTCGTGCCGGACGGGAGGCGGTCGTGACCATGCTGGCGATGCTGGCCACCCTGGGCTGCGCCATGGCGATCGATGCCGAACCCGGCCCCGCCGTGCTGGCCGTGGTGTTGTGCCTGTCGTTCGCGCGCAGCCATCTGGATCGCGACCTGCGCGGCCGGCTGGAAGCGGCGGTGGCACTGCCGATCGTCGGCCTGCTGGCGACCGCGGTGGGCATGTTGCTGCTGCACGCGCCGTGGCTGGGCGCCCTCGTCTTCGTGGCCGGCATGTTCGTGTCGATCTGGCTGCGCCGGTTTGGCCCGATGACGCGCCGCGTCGGCTCGCTGATCGCGCTGCCGTTCGTGGTGATCCTGACCACGCCGCATGTACCGAGCCAGCGACTGGGACCGCTGATGGCGGCGCTGGTGCCGATCGTCGTGGCGCTGCTGGCGCTGGTCTGGGTGGCGGCCTTCCATGCGCTGGCGCGGCGGCTGCGCGTGCTGCCGCCCGCGCAGGCAGCGACCACCACGATCGCGATTGCGCCCGCGCATGAGAGCTCGCTGCGGCCGATCGCGAGCACGCGCATGGCCATCCAGATGGCCGTGGCGCTGGCGCTGTCGTTCGTCGTCGGCTACACCTTCTTCGCGCAGCGCTGGGCGTGGATCGTGCTGACCGCCTTCATCGTCAACAGCGGCAACCGCGGACGGCTGGATGTGGCGTACAAGAGCGTGCTGCGCGTGCTCGGCGCCGCGTTCGGCACCGTGCTGGCGCTGGGCTTCAGCGTGCACCTGGGCAGCCACGATGGCGCCACCGTCGCGCTGATCCTCGCCGCGGTGTTCTTCGGCATCTGGCTGCGTCCGCTCGGCTACGCCTGGTGGGCGCTGTTCGTCACCCTGGCGCTGGCCTTGCTGCAGGGTTTCGAAGGCCGCTCGGCCACCCATGACCTGGGGCTGCGCCTGCAGGAAATCGTGATCGGCGCGGTGATCGGCGTGGCGGCCGCCTGGCTGGTCTACCCGGTGCGTTCGCGCAACGTGCTGCGCCGGCGCATCGCCGATGCGCTGGCCGTGCTCGGCGACGCATTCGACCCGGCCACGCCGCCGCGAACGCGAGACGAGGCGCTGGCGGCGTGGGCGCAGGTCGCACAGATCGCCCCGGCATTCAGGGCCAGCCGATGGGCCGTGCGCCGAGGCGAGGCAGCGCAACCCGCGGACTGGATCGACGCCCTGCACGCCTGCATCGACCCGGCCATCGCCCTGCTGGAACAAGCCGCGGCGCCGGTGGAGGTGCGCCGAAGCATCGGCGCGGCGCGCAAGGCCCTGCGCGAACCCGAGCAGCTGCTGCCTGCGTTGCGGCAATTGCGCGACTGTCTGGATCAGGCCGCGCACGGCCGACCGGAGCACGCCGGCACGGCCTGACACCGCCCTCCGCCCGGCTTCCCCTGGCCAGCCGATCGGGCGCATCATGCCGCCACCTGCCACTGCCGGTGCCCGCCATGAATCGGATCGTCCGTGTCTTCATGTTCGCGCTCAGCCTTGCCCTGCCCCTGCTTGCAGTCGCTGGCGACGATATCGCCGGTTCGAAGGATCACCCCCTGCTCACCCGCTATCCCGGCTCGTACATCAGCGAATACAGCAAGGCCTACAACGCCACCGAGTTCAAGGTCGGCAAGGGCGACAACGCCACCACGCAAACCGTGGAAGGCGACACCACCAGCCTGCGCTATTTCTACGGCAGTCCCGAGACCCAGGCCAGCCCGCTGCAGATCATCCGCAACTACCAGAACGCGATCAGGCAGATCGGCGGCGAGGTGGTCTACGAACGCCTGCCCAGCGAGGGCGATGGCGGCGAGACCACGCTGAAGGTGCACACCGGCGGCAAAGACGTGTGGGTCAAGCTGGTGCCGGACATCTACGGCGCGCCCACCCAGGATTACCTGCTGGTGGTCGCCGAAGTGGCGGCGATGGCGCAGGCGGTGACCGCCAACCAGCTGCGCGACGAACTCGACAAGAACGGCTTCATCACCCTGCACGTGAACTTCGACACCGGCAAGTCGGTGCTGAAACCCGACGACCTGGCCACCATGCAGCAGGTCGCGATGATGATGAAGGCTTCGCCCGCGCTGAAGCTCCGTGTGGAAGGCCATACCGACAACGTGGGCGACGCCGCCTCCAACAAGGCGCTGTCCGAAGCCCGCGCGAACAGCGTGATGGACGCCATCGTGCAGGCCGGCGTGCCAGCCGAGCGACTCGGCGCCGCCGGCTTCGGCCAGGAACGCCCCGTCGCCGACAACCGCAGCGAGGAAGGACGGGCGAAAAACCGCCGCGTGGAACTGGTCAAGGCGGACTGATCAGGGCGACCAGGAGGACGTGCCCCGGCACCTGCCGGCCCGCATGTCTCATCACGCCACCCGGACGGCGTGTGTTCCCGACTCCGCCGCCAGGGCCAGCATCCGCCGCTGGATCAGTGCTTCGCTCAGTGGAAGCGCGCGATCGAGCGACTGCTCGGCCACGCACTGCGCCTCGCCGAGCAGGCGCCGGCCTTCAGCCAGATGACCTTCCAGCAGGGCGCGCAGCGCGAGGCAGCGAGGCCACAGGGCCGGTGCACTCCAGCGTGTTTTTTCCGGCAGCAAGTTGTCCATCAGGCCGGCAGCATCACGGTCCCGCATGGCCAGTGAAAACGCCAGTTCGGTGCGAATACAGGCAAGAAATTCGGCAAGGCCGCTGCGCAATGCCGGTGTCAACCCGGCCTGCAGGTGTTCGAACCTTGTCTGCTGGGCAGCGGCCGCTTCCCACTCGCCACGGTTCTGCCGGGCCTTCAGGCGATACCACAGCGCGACCATCGGCATCGGTGCAGGCTGGGCATCCAGCATGGCCAGTTGATCCTCGGGCAAGCGGTCAGCGGTCACGCCTGCCACGGTCAGCGCAAGCAGTCTGGCGTGGGCGAACAGGGGACCGAACTCGAGCTGTCGGTTACGCCACAGCAGCAGTTGCAGGCCATCACTGGCCAGCCCGCGTGAACCGGGAACCAGGTTGGCCAACCCGGTCAACGCATTCAACAGCGCAAAGGCCAGCGCCAGCCATGCAGCCGCATGCGGCAGGCACCACCAGGCCACTGGACCAAGGATGATCG
This is a stretch of genomic DNA from Rhodanobacter sp. FDAARGOS 1247. It encodes these proteins:
- a CDS encoding FUSC family protein, whose protein sequence is MTPTDYTPTTARNAFDATTSALGRAGREAVVTMLAMLATLGCAMAIDAEPGPAVLAVVLCLSFARSHLDRDLRGRLEAAVALPIVGLLATAVGMLLLHAPWLGALVFVAGMFVSIWLRRFGPMTRRVGSLIALPFVVILTTPHVPSQRLGPLMAALVPIVVALLALVWVAAFHALARRLRVLPPAQAATTTIAIAPAHESSLRPIASTRMAIQMAVALALSFVVGYTFFAQRWAWIVLTAFIVNSGNRGRLDVAYKSVLRVLGAAFGTVLALGFSVHLGSHDGATVALILAAVFFGIWLRPLGYAWWALFVTLALALLQGFEGRSATHDLGLRLQEIVIGAVIGVAAAWLVYPVRSRNVLRRRIADALAVLGDAFDPATPPRTRDEALAAWAQVAQIAPAFRASRWAVRRGEAAQPADWIDALHACIDPAIALLEQAAAPVEVRRSIGAARKALREPEQLLPALRQLRDCLDQAAHGRPEHAGTA
- a CDS encoding OmpA family protein, with product MNRIVRVFMFALSLALPLLAVAGDDIAGSKDHPLLTRYPGSYISEYSKAYNATEFKVGKGDNATTQTVEGDTTSLRYFYGSPETQASPLQIIRNYQNAIRQIGGEVVYERLPSEGDGGETTLKVHTGGKDVWVKLVPDIYGAPTQDYLLVVAEVAAMAQAVTANQLRDELDKNGFITLHVNFDTGKSVLKPDDLATMQQVAMMMKASPALKLRVEGHTDNVGDAASNKALSEARANSVMDAIVQAGVPAERLGAAGFGQERPVADNRSEEGRAKNRRVELVKAD
- a CDS encoding site-2 protease family protein — translated: MAWLAGIVLCTLALGDAGGVLFLPFMLTLSLWLVTLLVHEGGHYVAARHAGMTVLRVRVGRVELQPQQRGWRVRWALPQKIHAAGYVTAVHDPSRPLRGQSLRMIAGGPGANLLVAIILGPVAWWCLPHAAAWLALAFALLNALTGLANLVPGSRGLASDGLQLLLWRNRQLEFGPLFAHARLLALTVAGVTADRLPEDQLAMLDAQPAPMPMVALWYRLKARQNRGEWEAAAAQQTRFEHLQAGLTPALRSGLAEFLACIRTELAFSLAMRDRDAAGLMDNLLPEKTRWSAPALWPRCLALRALLEGHLAEGRRLLGEAQCVAEQSLDRALPLSEALIQRRMLALAAESGTHAVRVA